In a genomic window of Gossypium arboreum isolate Shixiya-1 chromosome 9, ASM2569848v2, whole genome shotgun sequence:
- the LOC108457452 gene encoding SNF1-related protein kinase catalytic subunit alpha KIN10 isoform X3, which produces MDGSGGRGADSVLSNYKLGKTLGIGSFGKVKIAEHSSTGYKVAIKILNRRKIKNMEMEEKVRREIKILRLFMHPHIIRLYEVIETATDIFVVMEYVKSGELFDYIVEKGRLQEDEARNFFQQIISGVEYCHRNMVVHRDLKPENLLLDSKCNVKIADFGLSNIMRDGHFLKTSCGSPNYAAPEVISGKLYAGPEVDVWSCGVILYALLCGTLPFDDENIPNLFKKIKGGIYTLPSHLSPGARDLIPRMLVVDPMKRMTIPEIRQHPWFQAHLPRYLAVPPPDTMQQARKIDEEILQEVVRMGFERNHLVESLRNRIQNEGTVAYYLLLDNRFRVSSGYLGAEFQETMESGFNRIHPSEPTSPAVGHRLPGFADYQAMGLRGLERKWALGLQSRAHPREIMTEVLKALQELNVCWKKIGHYNMKCRWLPSITGLNEGMLNNNHYFGDESTIVENDGVTKLPNVVKFEVQLYKTREEKYLLDLQRVQGPQFLFLDLCAAFLAQLRVL; this is translated from the exons atggaTGGATCGGGAGGAAGAGGAGCGGATAGTGTATTATCGAATTACAAGCTTGGAAAAACGCTTGGAATTGGGTCGTTTGGAAAGGTTAAAATTGCTGAACATTCTTCGACTGGTTATAAAGTTGCTATTAAGATTCTTAATCGGAGAAAGATTAAGAATATGGAGATGGAGGAAAAAG TTAGAAGGGAGATTAAGATTTTGAGATTGTTTATGCACCCTCACATCATACGACTGTACGAGGTCATAGAGACAGCGACAGATATCTTTGTGGTTATGGAATATGTGAAGTCCGGAGAACTCTTCGATTATATTGTGGAGAAAGGAAGGTTGCAAGAGGATGAGGCTCGCAACTTTTTTCAGCAG ATAATTTCTGGGGTGGAGTACTGCCACAGAAATATGGTGGTTCATCGAGACCTTAAGCCTGAAAATTTGCTTCTGGATTCCAAATGCAATGTGAAGATTGCTGATTTTGGCTTGAGCAACATAATGAGAGATGGCCATTTTCTGAAGACAAGCTGTGGTAGCCCAAACTATGCTGCCCCAGAG GTTATTTCTGGGAAACTGTATGCTGGACCTGAAGTGGATGTATGGAGCTGTGGTGTTATATTGTATGCCCTTCTTTGTGGCACCCTTCCTTTTGATGATGAAAACATTCCCAATCTCTTTAAGAAAATAAAG GGAGGCATATACACTCTTCCAAGCCATTTATCTCCTGGTGCTAGAGACTTGATTCCTCGTATGCTTGTAGTTGATCCAATGAAAAGAATGACCATTCCTGAGATCCGCCAGCACCCATGGTTTCAAGCACATCTTCCTAGATATTTAGCTGTTCCCCCACCGGATACAATGCAGCAAGCAAGAAAG ATTGATGAGGAGATTCTTCAGGAAGTTGTCAGAATGGGATTTGAAAGGAACCATCTGGTTGAATCTCTTCGCAATAGAATTCAGAATGAG GGAACTGTTGCTTACTACTTACTATTGGACAATCGTTTCCGCGTCTCAAGTGGCTATCTTGGAGCTGAGTTTCAAGAAACTATG GAATCTGGCTTCAACCGCATACATCCAAGTGAACCGACATCTCCAGCTGTTGGACACCGCCTTCCAGGATTTGCTGATTATCAAGCAATGGGTTTAAGAGGCCTTGAGAGGAAATGGGCTCTTGGACTTCAG TCTCGAGCCCATCCTCGTGAAATTATGACTGAAGTTCTCAAAGCTCTGCAAGAACTCAATGTCTGTTGGAAGAAGATAGGGCATTACAACATGAAGTGCAGGTGGCTGCCTAGCATTACTGGTCTTAATGAAGGCATGCTTAACAATAATCACTATTTTGGTGATGAATCAACCATTGTGGAAAATGATGGTGTTACCAAATTGCCGAATGTTGTCAAATTTGAAGTGCAG CTTTACAAAACTCGCGAGGAGAAGTATCTGCTGGATCTTCAAAGGGTTCAGGGACCTCAGTTTCTCTTCTTGGATCTTTGTGCCGCATTCCTTGCACAGCTTCGGGTCCTCTAA
- the LOC108457452 gene encoding SNF1-related protein kinase catalytic subunit alpha KIN10 isoform X1 — translation MDGSGGRGADSVLSNYKLGKTLGIGSFGKVKIAEHSSTGYKVAIKILNRRKIKNMEMEEKELLKQEGLIFGAVRREIKILRLFMHPHIIRLYEVIETATDIFVVMEYVKSGELFDYIVEKGRLQEDEARNFFQQIISGVEYCHRNMVVHRDLKPENLLLDSKCNVKIADFGLSNIMRDGHFLKTSCGSPNYAAPEVISGKLYAGPEVDVWSCGVILYALLCGTLPFDDENIPNLFKKIKGGIYTLPSHLSPGARDLIPRMLVVDPMKRMTIPEIRQHPWFQAHLPRYLAVPPPDTMQQARKIDEEILQEVVRMGFERNHLVESLRNRIQNEGTVAYYLLLDNRFRVSSGYLGAEFQETMESGFNRIHPSEPTSPAVGHRLPGFADYQAMGLRGLERKWALGLQSRAHPREIMTEVLKALQELNVCWKKIGHYNMKCRWLPSITGLNEGMLNNNHYFGDESTIVENDGVTKLPNVVKFEVQLYKTREEKYLLDLQRVQGPQFLFLDLCAAFLAQLRVL, via the exons atggaTGGATCGGGAGGAAGAGGAGCGGATAGTGTATTATCGAATTACAAGCTTGGAAAAACGCTTGGAATTGGGTCGTTTGGAAAGGTTAAAATTGCTGAACATTCTTCGACTGGTTATAAAGTTGCTATTAAGATTCTTAATCGGAGAAAGATTAAGAATATGGAGATGGAGGAAAAAG AATTATTGAAACAGGAAGGCTTAATATTTGGTGCAGTTAGAAGGGAGATTAAGATTTTGAGATTGTTTATGCACCCTCACATCATACGACTGTACGAGGTCATAGAGACAGCGACAGATATCTTTGTGGTTATGGAATATGTGAAGTCCGGAGAACTCTTCGATTATATTGTGGAGAAAGGAAGGTTGCAAGAGGATGAGGCTCGCAACTTTTTTCAGCAG ATAATTTCTGGGGTGGAGTACTGCCACAGAAATATGGTGGTTCATCGAGACCTTAAGCCTGAAAATTTGCTTCTGGATTCCAAATGCAATGTGAAGATTGCTGATTTTGGCTTGAGCAACATAATGAGAGATGGCCATTTTCTGAAGACAAGCTGTGGTAGCCCAAACTATGCTGCCCCAGAG GTTATTTCTGGGAAACTGTATGCTGGACCTGAAGTGGATGTATGGAGCTGTGGTGTTATATTGTATGCCCTTCTTTGTGGCACCCTTCCTTTTGATGATGAAAACATTCCCAATCTCTTTAAGAAAATAAAG GGAGGCATATACACTCTTCCAAGCCATTTATCTCCTGGTGCTAGAGACTTGATTCCTCGTATGCTTGTAGTTGATCCAATGAAAAGAATGACCATTCCTGAGATCCGCCAGCACCCATGGTTTCAAGCACATCTTCCTAGATATTTAGCTGTTCCCCCACCGGATACAATGCAGCAAGCAAGAAAG ATTGATGAGGAGATTCTTCAGGAAGTTGTCAGAATGGGATTTGAAAGGAACCATCTGGTTGAATCTCTTCGCAATAGAATTCAGAATGAG GGAACTGTTGCTTACTACTTACTATTGGACAATCGTTTCCGCGTCTCAAGTGGCTATCTTGGAGCTGAGTTTCAAGAAACTATG GAATCTGGCTTCAACCGCATACATCCAAGTGAACCGACATCTCCAGCTGTTGGACACCGCCTTCCAGGATTTGCTGATTATCAAGCAATGGGTTTAAGAGGCCTTGAGAGGAAATGGGCTCTTGGACTTCAG TCTCGAGCCCATCCTCGTGAAATTATGACTGAAGTTCTCAAAGCTCTGCAAGAACTCAATGTCTGTTGGAAGAAGATAGGGCATTACAACATGAAGTGCAGGTGGCTGCCTAGCATTACTGGTCTTAATGAAGGCATGCTTAACAATAATCACTATTTTGGTGATGAATCAACCATTGTGGAAAATGATGGTGTTACCAAATTGCCGAATGTTGTCAAATTTGAAGTGCAG CTTTACAAAACTCGCGAGGAGAAGTATCTGCTGGATCTTCAAAGGGTTCAGGGACCTCAGTTTCTCTTCTTGGATCTTTGTGCCGCATTCCTTGCACAGCTTCGGGTCCTCTAA
- the LOC108457452 gene encoding SNF1-related protein kinase catalytic subunit alpha KIN10 isoform X2, which yields MDREEEERIVYYRITSLEKRLELGRLERLKLLNILRLVIKLLLRFLIGERLRIWRWRKKEGLIFGAVRREIKILRLFMHPHIIRLYEVIETATDIFVVMEYVKSGELFDYIVEKGRLQEDEARNFFQQIISGVEYCHRNMVVHRDLKPENLLLDSKCNVKIADFGLSNIMRDGHFLKTSCGSPNYAAPEVISGKLYAGPEVDVWSCGVILYALLCGTLPFDDENIPNLFKKIKGGIYTLPSHLSPGARDLIPRMLVVDPMKRMTIPEIRQHPWFQAHLPRYLAVPPPDTMQQARKIDEEILQEVVRMGFERNHLVESLRNRIQNEGTVAYYLLLDNRFRVSSGYLGAEFQETMESGFNRIHPSEPTSPAVGHRLPGFADYQAMGLRGLERKWALGLQSRAHPREIMTEVLKALQELNVCWKKIGHYNMKCRWLPSITGLNEGMLNNNHYFGDESTIVENDGVTKLPNVVKFEVQLYKTREEKYLLDLQRVQGPQFLFLDLCAAFLAQLRVL from the exons aTGGATCGGGAGGAAGAGGAGCGGATAGTGTATTATCGAATTACAAGCTTGGAAAAACGCTTGGAATTGGGTCGTTTGGAAAGGTTAAAATTGCTGAACATTCTTCGACTGGTTATAAAGTTGCTATTAAGATTCTTAATCGGAGAAAGATTAAGAATATGGAGATGGAGGAAAAAG GAAGGCTTAATATTTGGTGCAGTTAGAAGGGAGATTAAGATTTTGAGATTGTTTATGCACCCTCACATCATACGACTGTACGAGGTCATAGAGACAGCGACAGATATCTTTGTGGTTATGGAATATGTGAAGTCCGGAGAACTCTTCGATTATATTGTGGAGAAAGGAAGGTTGCAAGAGGATGAGGCTCGCAACTTTTTTCAGCAG ATAATTTCTGGGGTGGAGTACTGCCACAGAAATATGGTGGTTCATCGAGACCTTAAGCCTGAAAATTTGCTTCTGGATTCCAAATGCAATGTGAAGATTGCTGATTTTGGCTTGAGCAACATAATGAGAGATGGCCATTTTCTGAAGACAAGCTGTGGTAGCCCAAACTATGCTGCCCCAGAG GTTATTTCTGGGAAACTGTATGCTGGACCTGAAGTGGATGTATGGAGCTGTGGTGTTATATTGTATGCCCTTCTTTGTGGCACCCTTCCTTTTGATGATGAAAACATTCCCAATCTCTTTAAGAAAATAAAG GGAGGCATATACACTCTTCCAAGCCATTTATCTCCTGGTGCTAGAGACTTGATTCCTCGTATGCTTGTAGTTGATCCAATGAAAAGAATGACCATTCCTGAGATCCGCCAGCACCCATGGTTTCAAGCACATCTTCCTAGATATTTAGCTGTTCCCCCACCGGATACAATGCAGCAAGCAAGAAAG ATTGATGAGGAGATTCTTCAGGAAGTTGTCAGAATGGGATTTGAAAGGAACCATCTGGTTGAATCTCTTCGCAATAGAATTCAGAATGAG GGAACTGTTGCTTACTACTTACTATTGGACAATCGTTTCCGCGTCTCAAGTGGCTATCTTGGAGCTGAGTTTCAAGAAACTATG GAATCTGGCTTCAACCGCATACATCCAAGTGAACCGACATCTCCAGCTGTTGGACACCGCCTTCCAGGATTTGCTGATTATCAAGCAATGGGTTTAAGAGGCCTTGAGAGGAAATGGGCTCTTGGACTTCAG TCTCGAGCCCATCCTCGTGAAATTATGACTGAAGTTCTCAAAGCTCTGCAAGAACTCAATGTCTGTTGGAAGAAGATAGGGCATTACAACATGAAGTGCAGGTGGCTGCCTAGCATTACTGGTCTTAATGAAGGCATGCTTAACAATAATCACTATTTTGGTGATGAATCAACCATTGTGGAAAATGATGGTGTTACCAAATTGCCGAATGTTGTCAAATTTGAAGTGCAG CTTTACAAAACTCGCGAGGAGAAGTATCTGCTGGATCTTCAAAGGGTTCAGGGACCTCAGTTTCTCTTCTTGGATCTTTGTGCCGCATTCCTTGCACAGCTTCGGGTCCTCTAA